The following proteins come from a genomic window of Phycisphaerae bacterium:
- a CDS encoding glycosyltransferase family 4 protein, translating to MRIAQVAPLIESVPPKLYGGTERVVSYLTEALVELGHEVTLFASGDSNTRARLVSPCEQALRLGNGCADPLAHLFVMLEMVFQRAAQFDVIHFHIDYLHFPLSRRFGPQTVTTLHGRLDIADLVPIYREFSEMPVVSISDAQQAPLPWVNWVDTVPHGLPDLYQFRDGSGGYLAFLGRISPEKRLDRAITIARRVGMKLRVAAKIDSADRAYFEKEIAPLLTTPGVEFVGEIGEDQKEEFLGDAAALLFPIDWPEPFGLVMIEALACGTPVIAYRRGSTPEVVVDGVTGFLVEDIEGAVKAVRRLDRVDRRRCRDYFEGHFTAERMARDYLNVYARLCSLHEYSTTAA from the coding sequence ATGCGGATCGCGCAGGTGGCGCCGTTGATTGAGAGCGTTCCCCCCAAGCTGTACGGCGGGACGGAGCGCGTAGTTTCCTATTTAACGGAGGCCCTGGTTGAATTGGGGCATGAGGTGACGCTGTTTGCCAGCGGTGATTCAAACACGCGGGCCCGCCTGGTATCGCCCTGCGAGCAGGCGCTGCGGCTGGGGAATGGCTGTGCTGACCCGTTGGCGCATCTGTTCGTCATGCTGGAGATGGTGTTTCAGCGGGCGGCTCAATTCGACGTGATTCACTTTCACATCGACTACCTGCACTTTCCGCTCTCACGGCGGTTTGGGCCGCAGACGGTCACGACGCTGCATGGCCGGCTGGATATCGCCGATCTGGTCCCGATCTATCGGGAATTTTCGGAGATGCCGGTCGTGTCGATCTCCGACGCCCAGCAGGCGCCGCTACCGTGGGTGAACTGGGTGGACACCGTGCCCCACGGTTTGCCGGACCTGTATCAATTTCGCGACGGGAGCGGAGGGTACCTTGCGTTTTTGGGTCGGATTTCTCCCGAGAAACGGCTGGACCGGGCGATCACGATCGCGCGGCGCGTGGGAATGAAATTGCGAGTGGCGGCCAAGATCGATTCCGCCGATCGGGCGTATTTCGAGAAGGAGATCGCGCCGTTGTTGACGACGCCGGGCGTGGAGTTTGTGGGGGAAATCGGAGAAGATCAAAAGGAGGAGTTTCTCGGGGACGCGGCGGCGCTGCTGTTCCCGATCGACTGGCCGGAGCCGTTTGGACTGGTGATGATCGAGGCGCTGGCGTGCGGGACGCCGGTGATCGCGTATCGGCGGGGATCGACGCCGGAGGTGGTCGTCGACGGCGTGACAGGGTTCCTGGTGGAGGATATTGAGGGCGCCGTCAAGGCGGTGCGGCGGCTGGATCGGGTCGACCGACGGCGCTGCCGCGATTATTTCGAGGGCCATTTCACGGCGGAGCGGATGGCGCGGGATTATCTGAACGTGTACGCGAGGCTGTGCAGTCTCCATGAATACAGCACGACTGCGGCGTGA
- the elbB gene encoding isoprenoid biosynthesis glyoxalase ElbB — protein MKKIAVCLSGCGFLDGAEIHEAVLTLLAIDQAGAQAVCCAPDVAQAGVIDHVTKRPAKEGRNVLVESARIARGEIKDIKEVRAADIDALIFPGGFGAAKNLCTFAEQGANCTVNPGVERLAGEMLDAKKPIGAICIAPALLSRIVGKKDLHPKLTIGTDKDTAAAINAMGAQHCDCAVTEMVTDEQHKIVSTPAYMLGRGPAEVFEGIRKLVNEVLRMA, from the coding sequence ATGAAAAAGATCGCGGTGTGTTTGAGCGGGTGCGGGTTTTTGGATGGGGCGGAGATTCATGAGGCGGTGCTGACGTTGCTGGCGATCGATCAGGCGGGGGCGCAGGCGGTGTGTTGCGCGCCGGATGTGGCGCAGGCGGGGGTGATCGATCATGTGACGAAGCGACCGGCGAAGGAGGGGCGGAATGTGCTGGTGGAGTCGGCGCGGATTGCGCGGGGGGAGATCAAGGACATCAAGGAGGTGCGGGCGGCGGATATTGATGCGCTGATTTTTCCCGGCGGGTTCGGGGCGGCGAAGAATCTGTGTACGTTCGCCGAGCAGGGGGCGAACTGCACAGTGAATCCCGGCGTGGAGCGGCTGGCGGGGGAGATGCTCGACGCGAAAAAGCCGATCGGGGCGATCTGCATTGCGCCGGCGCTGCTGTCGCGGATCGTGGGGAAGAAAGATCTGCACCCGAAGCTGACCATCGGGACGGATAAGGACACGGCGGCGGCGATCAACGCGATGGGAGCGCAGCACTGCGACTGCGCGGTCACCGAGATGGTGACGGATGAGCAGCACAAGATTGTGTCGACGCCGGCGTATATGTTGGGGCGGGGACCGGCGGAGGTGTTTGAGGGGATACGAAAGCTGGTGAATGAAGTATTGCGGATGGCGTAA